In the genome of Lactuca sativa cultivar Salinas chromosome 3, Lsat_Salinas_v11, whole genome shotgun sequence, the window ACTGATGTTGAAATTGTTAAATTTATGGTTTTATTGTTGAAGTTATTTTTGATGAATAGGAATATTATGGCATAATGGTTATGGTGAAAAGTTATGTGTTAATGAAGTATATTCTTATTTGATAATGAGAAGAACATGtatttgttatacttttggttttGTTCAGTTTAATAAAACCTTAAACTGGcaaatcaaaatataaaaattgatttttttttatttatttccaaAGTACTGGTAACTGAAACGCATCTAAAGTAGCAAAGGATGGTGTTTCATAAAAGAGTTGACGTTTTTTAAATGGTTGAGGTTAAATCATGGTGGTTGAAAGTTGAAATTCAAGATTAGGAGAAGTTCTTGACTTGCAAATGGAAGGAAACACAAATctgagaaagaagaagaaaactgaaacattttagtatggaataATTCCAATCGTTTAGTGGTTCTGTGAGGATAGAGTTTAACTGTTTATACTCGAGAGGTTTTTAATTCGAGAAAGCGGTGAGAAAATCACAAAGTACGCAATATGTATGATTAAAACCCTACAAAGATACcttaaaataaacaaaaccaaataaaaaaacccTACAAAGATGccttaaaataaacataaaacaaaaccaaataaaaatacttacttttttttttcttcaaactaTTTTGGTTTGGTTTTGTAAATATTCACCAAACCCAAGTGATTCAGTATCAAACTTTCAAAAGATATTCTTGAACATTTCTGCGTGCTGGTGGTCGGATCTTTTGCTCGCAAACTTTGGAAGATTAGTAGATTACAGACCTAAAGTATATGTAAGTCCTTTTCCAacctaaaaaaaatgaaaaaaatcattttttttcccTTCTTCAATCGGCTCATTGGCTGAAATGTATATGCTTAATGAAATGTGAGGTATTCATTTACTGAAATGTATATGCTTAATGAAATGTGAGGTATTCATTTGCTGAAATCTGATTTGTTGTTCACATTTGTTGATAAAATCTCTAAAATGCTTATTAGAAATAGGGGAGAAACAACGATCCAATCAACATCTAAAATACTTATTAGAAACATGCATCGAAGAAGTAACAATGTTGATAGAAAATGGTTAAAGTTTCATAAAGATTTATAGTAAGAGTTGTTAAAGAAAattttggcttgaattttatacaaaaaataaaaataaaaccatATATGATACTTTCAAAGTCAAATAAATATGATGGGTGTATTTGAGAAAATTTCTATTAGTTTTAATGTTTTCTTACTGTACATGTTTGGTCTATCTATGTGATCTGAAGTCTGCAAATCTTTTACATATTCAAAAATAAACATcatcttatttttatttaaagGAAAATCTAATaggtattgatttttttttctttttgattaaCTGTTGCGAAATTAAAATCTCAGTTTTTCTGTTTTGAGTTAgttaactttgaaaaaaaaagaaaaaaaaacattttttttttggattggaCTAAGGCCACTAAGCCTATATTtaatttttgtaaaaatatctgtcTCATCTTAGACCTAGGTCCAGGCCCAATAGACAAGTAGTTATTTTGATATCTCACGAGCAAAAAATCCGAAAATAGCTCTGTTCTGGGCTCGTCTCTCataatcaaacaatcaaacaaagaAAATAATTACTCTCTGTATAATACGGCGCCCTACACCCCTACTCATCGACATCGTTTCTCCGATCTCATCTTATCGACTCTCGCCGTTTGTCTCCGGTAAGCAGACATATTCTGGTCTATATCTCTCTCATCTTTCTTGTTCGAATTCTAGTCAATCTTCTTTTTTCCATCTTGGTATCCCGCAAAAACCGaaaacaaaattagggttttaacatatttagtatatgaaatgtttgattttttttggttTATCGTTGTCAATTTTATATCCGGTCATCCGAAGGATAGCTCATGTTGTATGCAAGGTAGGACTTAGGAGGGTTCCCGCAGATGTTTTCCTTGATTGCTTAAATTAATCCAACTGCGTATGGGACCAACATTTGAGTTTTTCCTTGCTTAAGTACTCCTTTGGTTCAACTAAAAATTGTATGGCATATATAATGAAGGATGGAAGTGATGTTAAAAGTCTTGTCCCTGATTGCTGTAGACTTGCAAAATGTAATACGTTTTCACAAGTAGAGGTCTAAGATTGATCACATATTCACATTGATACTTTTTTTAAAATAGCACCTTACACTTTTGTGACCTTTTGTAGTGCTTGATGTTGGTTATATAAGTTGAAGATTTTTCGTGAGATAGGAGCACAATGGCAAACTACTCAGCAAAGGGAGCCCCTTCAAATGGATCTGTATATGTTTGTAATTTGCCTCCTGGGACTGATGACGATATGTTAGCCGAGCTCTTTGGCACTATTGGCTTGCTAAAGGTATGAGTTCTAATAAAGGTATTTCTTTACCTGCATATTTTCTCCCATTGTCACATGATATCTTATTACATATTTCAATTTTCATGACTCcattttttctttattattttcttttgatAGAAAGATAAAAGAACAGGTCGACCAAAAATATGGTTATATCGTGACAAAATAACAAACGAGCCTAAAGGAGATGCTACAGTGACATATGAAGATCCATACGCTGCACAAGCTGCTGTAGAATGGTTCAACAATAAAGAATTCCATGGAAGCATCATTGAAGTTTTAATGGCAGAATCAAAAAATTCCAATAACTTAGTCACACCAGTTATTGAACCAAGTTTGGTGGTTGGTGATGTTATTGGCCTTGATGAAAGTGGTGGAGACATGACTGAAGGTGGCGGAAGGGGTAGAggtcgtggtggtggtggtgatggttcaAATGCTCCACCAAAGGCATGGCAACAAGATGGGGACTGGATGTGTCCGAATACAAGGTCTGTGATATGACATTGGTGAGCAGCTCTTTCTggctatattttttaaataattctGATATTTTTAACAAGTTATGCTTTTTTTAAACTCTTttttatgtgatatatatattttGGTAAACAGTTGTTCGAATGTGAACTTTGCGTTTCGTGGTGTATGCAACCGTTGTGGTAGTGCAAGACCCGCCGGAGCTTCAGGCGGCGGTGGAGGGGCGGCAGGCCGGGGTAGGGGCCGCGGTGGCCCTGATGCTGGTGGCGGCCGTGGTGTTGGTGGTCCCACCGGTCTTTTTGGTCCTAATGATTGGCCTTGTCCAATGTAAGTGCATAACAAGTAAACTGTTATATATATCTTTgaataaattacatttttggtccccgaGTGTAGCTGAGTTTTGCAATTTTGGTTCCAAATAGTCATTTTACACATTACAGTGACCAAAAACCTCAAACAAGAACAATAGTTGAAAAATCAGTTATACtgaaggaccaaaaatgtaatttactcttctattttttttttacctttgatTAACATTTTTGAGACAGCTTCTTATGGTTAAATTGGTTTTGTGAAGGTGTGGTAACATCAACTGGGCAAAGCGTTTGAAATGCAACATCTGCAACACAAACAAACCCGGTGTTAGTGAAGGGGGTGTGAGGTATTTTCATGGGGTGTTTATTcctttaatttatatatttttagtcaCAAAAAATGTTgatgaaaattatatgatgtaTGCAGAGGAGGACGTGCTGGTGGGTACAAAGAACTTGATGAAGAAGAGCTAGAAGAAACAAAAAGGCGCAGGAGGGAAGCCGAAGAAGTAAGATGAGATCAATTTCTTTAAATTTACAATCagtaattatttaatatttatatatatacgaTTACAGGATGATGGTGAGATGTATGATGAATTTGGAAACCTGAAGAAGAAATTTCGTGTGAAAGCACATCAAGCTGAAGTTGGTCAGGTGTTGCCTGGAACTGGACGTGCAGGGTGGGAGGTTGAGGAGCTAGGTACTACTTCTTTTGTCATTTCGAATgctagaaatagcaacatactttcttcTTGCTACCTATAGAGGCAAAAAGTAATATAAGTAAAAAGAGTAAAGTAGGTTGGTATTAATTGTTTGTGTATTGCTTTCAGGTATGAGTGatagagaaaagagagaaagaaGCAGAGATAGAggaagggagagggagagagaaagggaaagggaaagggaaagggagGAAAGTATTAGGAGAAGGAGCAGAAGCCGAGAGAGGGATAGGGGAAGGGAAAGGGAAAGAGATTATGATAGAGACAGAGAATACAATCAAAGGGACCAACGTCACAGGTATCATCATTGATTATTAATGAATGTAAGTTTGTTTGTGTTTTTTAAGGTTGTTGGGATAATGTTAACTACACTCTTGTATCCTGCTACTCCTTCATTGGACAATGTTGATTGGATTGTTTTTTGCAAACGGTTATGACTTGAATCCTTTTCTGTTAAATTCCTATTCTGAATCCTTATTTGTTTATGGGTAAAATACACAAAATCACATCCTTACAATGTGAAGAAGTAAGTGCTCTTCTTGTATCCTTTTAGTTTTGTTAAATCACCAAAGGTGGTACAATGGGTTTGTTAAAGGGATAAGTTGAGTATTTGGTGTATACAATGCTGAGTAAGATCTGTTTTTTAGGTAAAACATATTAATACTttgttatttttaaatgaaaaaaggtAGAGCATGCAATGGGTCGACCTGTGTTgggttcgggttcgggttcaACCCATTTATTAATTGGGTTGAAGATTTCAACCCAACCCAACTTTTTTATTTAAATGGGTAGATATTTCTAACATAACACAACTTTTCAGATACATGGGTTGTCGTCATGTTGATCTATTTTTGTAAGTTCCAACCCAACTTATTAATTAAATAGGTTAAATTTGGGTTAactactttaaaataaaaaagtaaataaattaaCTAAAGATTACACCATTTATAAATTAGttcaaaatttaaataaacttttAAAGTATAATAAAAGCACAATACCAATTCATAAAAACAAAAGAATTGTTTAAATAACAGTAGAGATGTGTAGGTTTGGAATGATTTTGGAGAGTGATTAATGTTGTTcgtgaaaaaaaaaaggaattagggttgcattttttaaaacattaataatacaaaattgtaatttataaattaatacttagattaatatgttgtaatatttgaataattgttaaattaaatatatattaaaattaaatgggTTGGTGAGTTGAAAACAGGTTGACAACATTTATCCAacccaacctatttaattaaatgggtcaGGTGGATTGACCCATTTATCCTAAATGGGTTGAAAGTCTTAATCCAACTTAAATTAATTTTGGATTGGGTCCGAGCTGGATTGGTGGGTTGGATGGGTTGGATTCAAGCTAGATTGGTTGGTTGGATCGATTTTGTACGTATtataaaaagttataaatttatgtatgtgtgtgtatggggcggtttggttcggttattggtCAAAACTAAACCATAACCATTACAATTGGTTAATATATTTCAATAACCATTGGGTAGCGGTCAATATTGGTTTTGGTTAACGGTTTTAGTTGGTTGATGATTATGATTAATGGTTAATATCGGTTAACCATAATGGTCCGAGatgacaaaaaaataaaatagtttTCTACAAAAATTGAAAACATAAAGTCCATTGTTATAAAAAGTAAATGATAATGTATATAATTGTATTGATAGAAGATTACTTATCATATCTAATTCTAGATAATTTCTCTTTAAATTTTCAATTcttaatataattaaatataatatactcAATTCTCTCATATTTATTGTctatttttgacttttgaagtctttatttttcagctttgaccttaaatattattatttttgctATAAATTACTTTAAAACacaatttattcatatattttgcatcaactattatatatcaaaaacaaaaatatttaagatcaaAATTGAAGATAAAAAACTTCAAAATCAAAAGTTGACAATAAATATAGAACGAAgaagtatttaatattatattatactaaaaatatttattaatattattggttCGGTTCGGTTAATAGTGGTTCGGTTTTAGATGAAAACCATATATATTCGGTTAATTAAAATTAGAAACCGCACCATATCTTTTAGTAATGGTTTGGTTAAAATGGTTCGATTATATTAGGTAATTTGGTTATGGTTCGGATTTTTGGTTAATATGCTCACTTAAATTTATGATAACATTCACTTTGTGTTGAGAATTATAGTATGTTGGAAATAATTGTGCTTTTGTTCACCCATCATACTACTAAGTGAAAGGAGGTTTATTGGAATTCGTATCCACTATCAACCGCGGACTAACATGTATTTGTGTCGATGTCAAATTTCATAAAAGATTGATTAATTAGTTTGAAAAATATTTGGGAAATTGGAGAGATTGAtactaaaaaaatattttggaGTTCTACTTAAATTTTCAATGAAACAAAGTTCGTAGAAATACAACTTGACTAGATTTCAAATAATGAGTGAATACAATCTCTCAATGATTAGTTTTTATTCGAGTGGATACAACCATTATTCAAAATTTCTAAcaagaaaaatgaaatattctcCGATCTTTTTTTTACCTATTCTCCTATTCATATAAGATAATATTATATTGATGAAATATATCTAGTTattgagttaaaaaaaatattgtatattttgcgatatatatatatatatatatatatatatatatatatatatatatatatatatatatatatatatatatatatatatatatatatatatatatatatatatagagagagagagagagagagagagagagagagagagagagagagagagaaccatTCTCAACCAAACATTTAATGAGCTTAAAACTAATAAACACACGGTGGTAAACTTGTAAATACTTTAAACGATTAAACCGTCTTAGGACACTTGTGTAATTTTATCATACATCAAATCTTGTCAGCAAAACCATCATTTCCTTCTTCGAACATATCTTCGTTTCCCCATAACAAGAAAATCATTTGCAGAACCATTCAATCACCGTTTTcgaacaaaaaccctaaattagTCTCGTGAAGAACAAATTAACGAAAATGTCTTCCGATGAAAACCTAAATGAAATCATTTCGTCACTGTTGACGATGAAAGGTAATAATCAATATTTTTTTCTTCGATTTTTAACGATTTGTCATCATTTCTTAAATTattagttgattatttgaaatttACGTAATCGTCTTTCATTATTAGATGATTTACAACTAAATTTTTTGGATTCACACTATTAATTCTTCAAACTAGTTGGATTACTTGAAATTTTGTAATCCTCGTTCATTTTCGTAATACTCGTTCATTATTAATTGATTTATTTTAAGTTTTTCTAATACTAATCCATTATTAGttgatttataaatgattttacatTTTCTGTTCATTTTTCATAGTTATTCATGACTTTTCTGATAAAATATAAATGTTGCTTCACATTTCGCTTATGTTGTCTTAATCTACTGAGGTTTTACTGAATTTCTACTAATATTAACTACTTATCTTTACAGAAACAACATCAAGAGTCAAACATATACATTTacgaaaaacaaaaagaaaggagAAAGGTAAATAAAATTGGTATTCTATTTAGATGTGATTAACTTTATTTGTATGTGATTGACAACATTTAGATACAATTTTACTAAATACAATagaaaatgaaaaatactaaagatgaatttattttgatatgtttTGTTTACTTGTGAGCACAAACAAAACTAACTTATATATGTTATAtccacatatgaatataacataatTTGGAGTGATATacattattcacatatgaatagaacAAAACCGagttatatatgttctattcacatatgaatataacataatTTAGTGATAATAtaccataaatataaatttaatatacACTTATTCATTTATGAAAATAAAATAGTTTCTTTCTAAATGTATATCAAATTCATTTATCTTCTATTCATcattatcatatcatatcatatcatatcatatcatactatattataaaggaaacatttttcctttcaccacattcatttgaaactccaatttatttttccttttaccacattcatttgaaactcccatgacttttcaatttctttctagtaataattataagttggttaataatgttaaataaatatgaaacccaaaatgtaatcatatataaactaaattttaatattaaaataatatctttacttctacttataaagttatttttttttttaacttttgacatattataattaatttattagttttaatatattgttggatgtaaaccattatcgttttaaagatataattttggaacaatttgtataaaatatttaaattattaatttgaatataacataacagggtcaacttaaatataaattttagtttaacttaaacaactcaaagaatattttgcatatagttaaaagtgattaattgtagtgtctttctaataatgattataagttggttacttgggttaaataaatatcaaacctaaagtgtaatcataaatacactaaattttaattttaaaataatatatttaattctacttataaagttatgtatttaatttttaacatattatactaaatttattagatttaatatttattgtatgtaaaccattatcagtttaaagctacagcttttgaacagttttgacaaaatacttaacttgttaatttaaatatagcaTAACAacgttaacttaaatataaattttagttccacttaaaaaaaccaaataatattttgtaaatagttgaaAGTggtaaattgtagtgataaatgcgaagattaaattgtaatatcaatttaactaaaatattttctaaatatatttttataatcgttaaaagtttcaaataagtagcataaaataacttacaataacaataattaaaaataactctatataaatgattacattgttacctttaaaataaaaaagcaatgtttgatgttttaaataattataatgatagaaattaaaacattaagcaaataaattttaaaaaattaattaacaataacaaaaactataaataacattaaaccatatattatatttaattttattcatgtgtaactcgtagatagaagtcattcaaacgattgagattatgcagttataatagacgtatattatcatataattcaaaataatcaatatattatatcaatttagtatacgagttattatatcaaatttaacaacaacgttattgttatatttgaaaaaaaaacatatatttgtaaagacttcaactatatagttgtttctgcgcaacgcacgtgcattcgcctagtatacttataaagctagcatttttcttttcaccactttaatttgaaactcccattaatttttcctttcaccacattcatttgaaactcccatgacttttcaatttctttctaataatgattataagttggttaataaggttaaataaatataaaacctaaaatgtaatcatatataaactaaatttcaatattaaaagaatatattttcttctacttataaagttatgtttttaatttttaacatattatacttaatttattaggtctaatatgttgttgtatgtaaaccattatcatttttaagctacaacttttgaacaatttgta includes:
- the LOC111884442 gene encoding transcription initiation factor TFIID subunit 15 produces the protein MANYSAKGAPSNGSVYVCNLPPGTDDDMLAELFGTIGLLKKDKRTGRPKIWLYRDKITNEPKGDATVTYEDPYAAQAAVEWFNNKEFHGSIIEVLMAESKNSNNLVTPVIEPSLVVGDVIGLDESGGDMTEGGGRGRGRGGGGDGSNAPPKAWQQDGDWMCPNTSCSNVNFAFRGVCNRCGSARPAGASGGGGGAAGRGRGRGGPDAGGGRGVGGPTGLFGPNDWPCPMCGNINWAKRLKCNICNTNKPGVSEGGVRGGRAGGYKELDEEELEETKRRRREAEEDDGEMYDEFGNLKKKFRVKAHQAEVGQVLPGTGRAGWEVEELGMSDREKRERSRDRGREREREREREREREESIRRRSRSRERDRGRERERDYDRDREYNQRDQRHRYHH